The window AAATTGGTGCTGGGCTGGGGCGACGCGGCGGGCAAATCCGTTGATGATTTGAAGCAGCGAACCCTGGGGGCGCGCACGGTTGGCGATTCGTTGACCGACCTGATCGGCAAGATTGGCGAGAAGCTGGAGATTCGCCGTTTTGCGCGGATGCAGTCGGCGGGTGGTTTCGTGGGCTACTATGTGCACGGCGACAACAAGCTGGGCACGCTGGTCGGTCTGCAGGGCATCACGTCGCAGCACGCCGAAGCGGGCCCGTTGGGCAAAGACCTGGCGATGCAAGTCGCGGCGTCGTCACCGTTGGTGGTGCGGCGCGAGCAGGTTGATGCGGCGAAACTTGACGCGGAGCGGGCGATTGAAATCGCGCGCGCGCGCGAGGAAGGCAAACCGGAAGCGGCGGTGGCCAAGATCGCCGAGGGGCGGATCAACAAGTGGCTGGCCGAGGTTGCGTTATTGGAGCAGCCGTTCGTGAAGGACCCGAAGGTGGCCGTGAAGAGCTTGCTGGAAGGGGCGTCGAAGGCGGTGGGCGGAGCGGTGGATGTACAGTCGTTCGAGCGGTTTCGGGTTGGATCATAGGATGATAGCGCTCTGAGCACACTGGACGGCAAACGGGTTCTGCTGAAACTTTCCGGCGAGGCATTATGCGGCGCGGGGGAGTACGGTATTGATCCGGCGACGCTGCATGCGATGGCCGAGGAGATTGCCGAGGTTCAGTCGCTGGGTGTCGAAGTCGGCATCGTGATTGGCGGCGGGAACATCTTTCGCGGCCTGCGGGGTGCCGCGCAGGGGATGGACCGGGTGACGGGCGATCAGATGGGCATGCTGGCGACGGTAATTAACGCGCTGGCGTTGCAGGACGCGCTGGAGGCTCGCGGGGCGATCACGCGGGTGCAGACGGCGATTCCGTTGCAGACGGTGGCGGAGTCGTTTATTCGGCGCCGGGCGCTGCGGCATCTGGAGAAGGGCCG is drawn from candidate division KSB1 bacterium and contains these coding sequences:
- a CDS encoding elongation factor Ts, coding for MADVAISAALVSQLRAETGAGMMDCKQALVESGGDKDKAVEYLRKKGKAAAEKRADRAANEGVVAIVRSEDGQTAAMVEVNSETDFVAKNDDFRKFADELAKLVLGWGDAAGKSVDDLKQRTLGARTVGDSLTDLIGKIGEKLEIRRFARMQSAGGFVGYYVHGDNKLGTLVGLQGITSQHAEAGPLGKDLAMQVAASSPLVVRREQVDAAKLDAERAIEIARAREEGKPEAAVAKIAEGRINKWLAEVALLEQPFVKDPKVAVKSLLEGASKAVGGAVDVQSFERFRVGS
- a CDS encoding UMP kinase, with product MDGKRVLLKLSGEALCGAGEYGIDPATLHAMAEEIAEVQSLGVEVGIVIGGGNIFRGLRGAAQGMDRVTGDQMGMLATVINALALQDALEARGAITRVQTAIPLQTVAESFIRRRALRHLEKGRIVIFAGGTGSPFFTTDTAAALRAKEIKAEVLMKGTKVDGIYTADPTLDKTATMFDRISYLEFVERQLRVIDTTAVTFCMENSIPIHVFNLKQRGNFRRILEGQKIGTLIS